Below is a window of Struthio camelus isolate bStrCam1 chromosome 14, bStrCam1.hap1, whole genome shotgun sequence DNA.
tgtggggagggtgctgggggcctcTGTGCTgaggggcgtctggggagggtgctgggggcctcTGTGCTGAGGGGCGTCTGTGGGGGGTAcgtggggagggtgctggggggcctCTATGCTGAGGGGCGTCTGTGGGGGGTACatggggagggtgctgggggcctcTGTGCTGAGGGGTGTTGGGGGTGATAAGGAGGATGCTGGGGACTTCTGTGCTGAGGGGTGTCTGTAGGGGCGCATGGGGAGGATGCTGGGGGGTTTTGTACTGAGAGGTTTTGGCAGGTGAGTGCCCCACTGGGGGAGTGtctgggggtgtgtgtgagggaggggtgctggggggcatcCTAGGTGTTCCTGTGGGGCAGGGGTGCTTGGGTGAGGCACCTGCAGTGGGTGGTGTCAGTGCTGGATGGGGAAGATTATACCTAGGAGGGTTGTTTGGGAGGTGTCTATGGGGTCTAGGGTTGGGGACAGGAAGTAGGAGGAAGCCTGGGTGAAGAGGGCCTGTTTACAGGCAGAGAGCAGTCTAGGGAGGTACCCTGTGCAGGGAGGTGTGCATGGTCATTTGCTTGTGGTGGGGAGTTTGTGGAAGGAAGGTTGTCTTTCGGGGATACCTTCACACTGTGTACGTTTGAGGGGAGCTGAGCAGAGAAGGAGGGCTGGGTACCCTTTGATGAAAGACTTCTGTGAGATTGGATTTGTGGAGAGtagaggaagaagggaggagTTTTTGAGAGGTGAAAGTGGGCAGTATTTTGGGGGAGGAGATATCTaggaggagcagagcaaaagTTTCGGGGTGCAAATGGTGAGGAATATTAATAGATGAAGAAGATGcccatggcagggagaaaagaaaggtgaTGAGAGTGACTGGGAAGGTTTCACAGCATGAAAAACTGTAAGATGGGTAATGCCATGGATTGGGCAGAAATACTGGGACATGAGAATGAGTATCAATTCTTGGCCatttccaccagtgctggaaacTGCCTTGATTGCATGTGCTGGACGAGTAACTGGCAAGGTTGGAGAAGAACTATTCTGAAGCTTCTCAATGgtagaaaggaaatgaaactcTCATGCAGTACTGGATACATAAGAGTTTTCTTACGTGTCAGAACTTTGCTATGAAGTGTTGGAATTGATCTAGCAAAGTATTATTTGCTTGGAATTTACTCAGTAGTGATTAacattgtttctgaaaatgtgcaAGTGCagttctccccttcccttatgaCTTGCTTGTTTTGAATGTTGCAGCTCTGTTATTGTAATAAAGAAAAGTAAGATCTCTGAAAGGAGAGCTTAAAGTATggcatttactgttttatttgggGAAGGGTGTTTTCAAGACTTTTCCTAACAGTAGTTTGAAGAGATATTGACAGTATTTGGCCCCACGCCTGCTATAAGAAATGTGTGCCCGTTGGCAGATCCATACTGATTTAATTGGGACTGTCTCAAAGTTGTGTCTGCGTTCTGATTAAGAGAAATTGTAGCTGCTGAATACCACCATGGGATAGGATTTAAACCTTCTGTTCATCATTCTTGCTGTTCActgtcctttcttcccctttgtgtAGCCCTAAATGTGTTGGAGGTGTTCTCGGTTGCAGTCAGCAGCATTACCTGATTTGCAACTCTTACTaactaatgtttttcttttgagctctcctttgttgttgttgcgCAAAAATCTTGTTACTATTATGAAATAGATTTTTGCGCTTGAGATATTGCTCAATTTTCGCTTTGGGATTTACTTCATTAAGCATATTATGTGTTATTTAGAAGCATATGCTTCACTTAACTTGTTTTTACAACGATGTGACTTCCTTCACACCTGAgtaattttaaattgtaatagTATTTTATTTGTGAAGAAAAACATGTAATCATGTATACAAATTTATGTGACTTTATCTAATAGATTTGCTGCTCTACATACAAAGGCTGTTTCTTTATGACTGTACTATTTCCAATCATTTGTGCAAGTTAGTAACCAGTTCCTGTTTCAGTGTAAAGTTAAGTACATACATGCAGACATGCCTAATGGCAATCTAGGTTGagggtttattttattcttctacGTGCTTTATTCTTCCCATTTTACAAGGCAATAAGCATTGTGATacttggtggtttgtttttttttaagtgatataagtaaatattttgtatttattacaaATGTTCTTTCTTAAAATTAATAGTTATAATTTCATAGATTAATTTACATAATAgattggaaaaggggaaaaattgaAATATCTTTGTCTTTAGTCATCACTGAAAGTTTTAGACGTGCTGTTAATGGATGATGGCACAGAAGAAGTCAGGAATATTAGCCTATGCTAATTATTCTTAGTGCATGCCCTCtttctgtctgtgtgtgtatacagtAAAACTGTTTCTATTTTACTTTATAGAGCCAAGTAAGTTTTCACAAACACTGAATGGAATTCCTTCTTCAAACACAGTCAGCAGCGGAATGGACCCCTTCCATGCTTGCAGTATTCTTCAACAGCTTAAAACCATGTATGATGAAGGACAGCTGACAGATATCGTAGTGGAAGTGGATCATGGGAAAACATTCTCCTGTCATAGGAATGTTCTTGCTGCAATCAGTCCTTATTTCAGGTATAATGAATATATGGTCCAGTGTTCTAGTGGAAAGTGAAATTATAGCTCATTATTTTCCATATGTgatattgaaaaaaaagaaaaaaccacacacacatctTTAACAATATTCCTTGTAACTGTCAATGACCGTATAGTGGGCTtagtaagtaaatatttttattcttttaatgccAATGAATTATCAGTATCTGTTTTTTTCAAAGGAGCATTTCTCTGGACAAAATCTCATGTACTTAAAAAATCCTCCAGTATTGAGGGACTCTTGCATACAGTAACAGCACAGTTCAAAGCACAGTTCAactatttgtttccttttaaagttaTGTATTCTAGCATGCTAGAATACATACATAAGAAATAACATGTTGGACATTGCACTTAAAGACTTGTTAAGAACTTAAGAATTTTGCTTATAAGCTGAGTAATTTTTCATGTACAGTTAGTGAGATGCTTAAGTAAAGAATTCCAGTTTGACAATTTTTGTTTCAGGAAGTCTAGAACTGCTCTTACATTTAGGTGCCCAGGCAGGACAGCGTAACGTCAGCGATAATTGTATTTGTGCTGGTGTAAGGACAGGCACATTGGGATTAGCTGTTCAATATAGTTTGATTTCTTTTACCTGTAGTTAGAAggtgattaaaaataaactgctaaatattttttttcttttgcagatctATGTTCACTAGCGGCCTTACGGAGAGTACCCAGAAAGAAGTTCGTATAGTTGGTGTTGAAGCAGAGTCAATGCATTTAGTATTGAACTATGCATATACCTCCAGAGTAATGCTGACAGAGGCCAACGTTCAAGCTTTGTTCACTGCAGCTAGTATCTTCCAGATCCCTTCCATACAAGATCAGTGTGCTAAATATATGATCAGTCATTTGGACCCACAGAACTCCATTGGGGTGTTTATCTTTGCTGATCACTATGGTCATCAGGAGCTCAAAGAAAGATCACAAGACTACATTCGTAAAAAGTTTCTGAGTGTCACCAAAGAGCAAGAGTTTCTTCAGTTGAGAAAAGACCAACTCATAAGTATACTCAACAGTGATGATTTAAATGTAGACAAAGAAGAACATGTTTATGACAGCATTATAAGGTGGTTTGAGCACGAACAAAATAAGAGAGAAGTGCACCTTCCGGAAATATTTGCCAAATGCATCCGTATGCCTCTGTTGGAGGAGACATTTTTAGAGAAAATCCCTCCCATGTTTGCACAGGCTATGGCCAAAAGCTGTGTACAAAAGGGACAACGTAGTGCCAATGGCTATACGCAACGGCTTGGAATGACTGCTTCTGAGATGATCATATGCTTTGATGCTGCCCACAAACACTCAGGAAAGAAGCAAACAGTGCCTTGTTTAGATTCGGTCACAGGGAGAGTGTTTAAACTATGCAAGCCACCGAATGACTTGAGGGAGGTCGGAATTCTTGTGTCTCCTGATAATGATATTTACATTGCAGGTGGTTACAGGCCAAGCAGCAGTGAGGTCTCTATTGACCACAGAGCAGAGAGTGATTTTTGGATGTATGATCACTCTAGCAATAGGTGGATTCCAAAAGCTCCTTTGCTGCGAGCCAGAATAGGCTGCAAATTGGTTCATTGCTGTGGTAAACTGTATGCAATAGGTGGTCGTGTTTATGAAGGAGATGGGCGAAACTCGCTGAAGTCTGTGGAATGTTA
It encodes the following:
- the KBTBD8 gene encoding kelch repeat and BTB domain-containing protein 8 isoform X1; the protein is MAALGEPSKFSQTLNGIPSSNTVSSGMDPFHACSILQQLKTMYDEGQLTDIVVEVDHGKTFSCHRNVLAAISPYFRSMFTSGLTESTQKEVRIVGVEAESMHLVLNYAYTSRVMLTEANVQALFTAASIFQIPSIQDQCAKYMISHLDPQNSIGVFIFADHYGHQELKERSQDYIRKKFLSVTKEQEFLQLRKDQLISILNSDDLNVDKEEHVYDSIIRWFEHEQNKREVHLPEIFAKCIRMPLLEETFLEKIPPMFAQAMAKSCVQKGQRSANGYTQRLGMTASEMIICFDAAHKHSGKKQTVPCLDSVTGRVFKLCKPPNDLREVGILVSPDNDIYIAGGYRPSSSEVSIDHRAESDFWMYDHSSNRWIPKAPLLRARIGCKLVHCCGKLYAIGGRVYEGDGRNSLKSVECYDSRENCWTAVCPMPVAMEFHSAVEYKDNIYVLQGEFFLCYDPQKDYWGFLTPMTVPRIQGLATVYNDSIYYIAGTCGNHQRMFTIEAYDIEQNKWTRKKDFPCDQSINPYIKLVLLKNKLHLFVRATQVTVEEHVFRTSRKNSLYQYDEVTDQWQKVYETPDRLWDLGRHFECVVAKLYPQCLQKVI
- the KBTBD8 gene encoding kelch repeat and BTB domain-containing protein 8 isoform X2; translated protein: MAALGVSSGMDPFHACSILQQLKTMYDEGQLTDIVVEVDHGKTFSCHRNVLAAISPYFRSMFTSGLTESTQKEVRIVGVEAESMHLVLNYAYTSRVMLTEANVQALFTAASIFQIPSIQDQCAKYMISHLDPQNSIGVFIFADHYGHQELKERSQDYIRKKFLSVTKEQEFLQLRKDQLISILNSDDLNVDKEEHVYDSIIRWFEHEQNKREVHLPEIFAKCIRMPLLEETFLEKIPPMFAQAMAKSCVQKGQRSANGYTQRLGMTASEMIICFDAAHKHSGKKQTVPCLDSVTGRVFKLCKPPNDLREVGILVSPDNDIYIAGGYRPSSSEVSIDHRAESDFWMYDHSSNRWIPKAPLLRARIGCKLVHCCGKLYAIGGRVYEGDGRNSLKSVECYDSRENCWTAVCPMPVAMEFHSAVEYKDNIYVLQGEFFLCYDPQKDYWGFLTPMTVPRIQGLATVYNDSIYYIAGTCGNHQRMFTIEAYDIEQNKWTRKKDFPCDQSINPYIKLVLLKNKLHLFVRATQVTVEEHVFRTSRKNSLYQYDEVTDQWQKVYETPDRLWDLGRHFECVVAKLYPQCLQKVI